One window of the Kallotenue papyrolyticum genome contains the following:
- a CDS encoding PPOX class F420-dependent oxidoreductase produces MTADALRVLRGHRYLRLTTVRRDGRAVPTPVWFAEDGGCWYVMTVANSGKVKRVRHTPRVEVAPCDARGRPLGPSLAATARVLPPSAAARVEALLNRKYALLKRGFDLLLKLHRVERTYLELCPATPVDDPAGPRAA; encoded by the coding sequence ATGACGGCTGACGCGCTGCGGGTACTGCGCGGTCACCGCTATCTGCGTCTCACCACCGTTCGCCGCGATGGCCGTGCGGTGCCGACCCCTGTCTGGTTTGCCGAGGATGGCGGCTGCTGGTACGTTATGACCGTGGCCAACAGCGGCAAGGTCAAACGCGTGCGCCACACGCCGCGGGTCGAAGTTGCGCCCTGCGATGCGCGTGGACGGCCGCTGGGGCCCAGCCTGGCCGCGACGGCGCGCGTGCTGCCGCCCAGCGCCGCGGCGCGGGTGGAGGCGCTGCTCAACCGCAAGTACGCTCTGCTCAAGCGCGGCTTCGACCTGCTGCTGAAGCTGCATCGTGTGGAAAGGACCTACCTTGAACTCTGCCCGGCCACGCCTGTGGACGATCCTGCCGGTCCGCGGGCTGCATGA